The Streptococcus downei MFe28 DNA window TTTTGCCAAGCGTTTCGGTCTGGAAGAGGGCATCAAGTTTGAGACGCCGATTGTTGAGTTTTACTATAAAAATGATGAGCTGGATGATCCCTTTATCAATGATGAGCACGTCAAGTTTTTGGATATTGCCGATGATCAGCAGATTGCCTTTCTTAAGGAAGAAACCCGGCGGATCAACGGTCTTTTGAGCGACTGGTTTAGCCAAATTGGTCTCAAGTTGATTGATTTCAAGTTGGAATTTGGCTTCGACAAAGATGGCCAAATTATTTTGGCGGATGAATTTTCACCAGACAACTGTCGCCTTTGGGACAAGGATGGCCACCACATGGACAAGGATGTCTTTCGTCGTGATTTGGGCAATCTGACCGATGTCTACGAAGTTGTTTTGGAAAAATTGCAAGGAGCAAAGACATCAAACCACTAAAGTGGCAGATGTCTAATGGCAATCGTTATGGCGATTGCCTAGCTCTCTCACTAACTCAGATAAAATAGCCTTATCGACTATTTTATCTGAGTGTCGCAAGGTCAGACATTACCGAAGAACAGCAAAGTGAGCTGACGAGGGATTTTTTGATTCTTCAAGAGTATAAGTTAGGAAATTTAATACAAAGGAATTAATCATGGATAAGCGAATTTTTGTGGAGAAGAAGGCCGACTTTCAGGTTAAGGCGACGTCTCTTGTCAAGGAATTGACCCATAATTTACAGTTGTCGAGCTTGAAAACCTTACGTCTGGTTCAGGTCTACGATGTTTTTAACCTTCCAGCAGACCTTTTGGAAAAGGCTCAGGCTCACATTTTTTCTGAACGGGTGACCGATCAGGTCTTGGATCAGGCAGACCTAAATAAGGACCTGCAGGCTTCTGCCTTCTTTGCTATTGAGGCCTTGCCTGGTCAGTTTGACCAAAGGGCAGCCAGTGCCAAGGAAGCCCTCTTGCTACTGGGAGGCGGCTCAGATGTTGAGGTCAATACGGCCCAGCTCTACTTGGTCAATCAGGACATTGCGGCGGATGAATTGGAAGCTCTCAAGACTTATTTGCTCAATCCTGTTGATTCTCGTTTTAAGGATATTAGTCAACCCCTAGCTCCGCAGGCCTTTGCAAATTCTGATAAGACCATTCCCAACCTCGATTTCTTTGCGACTTACTCGGCTGAAGACTTCAAGGCTTATAAGGCCCAAGAAGGCCTGGCCATGGAAGTGGATGACCTGGTTTTCATTCAGGACTACTTTAAAAAATTGGGGCGGGTGCCAACGGAAACCGAGCTCAAGGTCTTGGATACTTATTGGTCTGACCACTGTCGTCACACGACCTTTGAGACAGAGCTTAGAAACCTGGATTTCTCCCAGTCCAAATTTCAGGAGCAATTGCAGGCAACCTATGATAAGTATTTGGCTATGCGGCAGGAATTGGGGCGTGAGGACAAGCCTCAAACTCTGATGGATATGGCGACCATTTTTGGTCGTTATGAGCGGGCCAATGGTCGTTTGGATGATATGGAAGTTTCTGATGAGATTAATGCCTGCTCGGTAGAAATTGAAGTTGATGTCAATGGTGTCAAAGAGCCCTGGCTCCTCATGTTCAAGAATGAAACCCACAATCACCCGACAGAAATTGAGCCTTTTGGTGGGGCGGCAACCTGTATCGGTGGTGCTATTCGTGACCCGCTTTCAGGTCGTTCCTACGTTTATCAGGCCATGCGGATTTCAGGAGCTGGTGATATTACGACCCCGATTGCTGAAACTAGGGCTGGGAAGTTACCGCAACAGGTTATTTCCAAAACGGCTGCCCATGGTTATTCCTCCTATGGGAATCAAATTGGCCTAGCCACGACCTACGTCAAGGAATACTTCCACCCAGGCTTTGTCGCTAAGCGCATGGAGCTGGGGGCAGTTGTTGGTGCAGCACCTAAGGAAAATGTTGTCCGTGAAAAGCCTGAGCCTGGCGATGTTGTCATCTTGCTAGGTGGTAAAACGGGGCGTGATGGTGTCGGTGGTGCGACAGGATCTTCCAAGGTTCAAACCGTGGAATCTGTAGAAACTGCTGGTGCAGAAGTGCAAAAGGGGAATGCCCTTGAAGAGCGCAAGATTCAACGCCTTTTCCGCAAGAAGGAAGTAACCCGCCTGATTAAGAAGTCCAACGACTTTGGGGCTGGTGGTGTCTGTGTCGCTATCGGCGAGTTGGCAGATGGTCTGGAAATAGACCTGGATAAGGTACCACTTAAGTATGCAGGCCTGAATGGTACCGAAATTGCTATCTCTGAGAGTCAAGAGCGGATGGCAGTTGTGGTTCGGCCAGAAGATGTGGATAACTTCATCGCCCAAGCAGCTAAGGAAAATATCCAAGCCGTCCTTGTAGCGACAGTAACGGATAAACCAAACTTGGTCATGACCTGGAATGGGGAAACCATTGTTGATATTGAACGGTCCTTCCTTGATACCAACGGTGTTCGGGTTGTGGTTGATGCCAAGGTTGTGGATAAGGACTTGGATCTGCCAGAAGTTCGTCGGACTTCGCCAGCTAGTCTGGAAGCTGATACCTTGGCTGTCCTTTCCGACCTCAATCACACTAGTCAAAAGGGCCTACAGACTATCTTTGATAGCTCGGTTGGTCGCTCAACCGTCAATCATCCCCTAGGTGGTCGCTACCAAGTAACTCCTACTGAAAGCTCTGTGCAAAAGTTGCCGGTCGAACATGGGGTGACCAAGACGGCTTCGGTAATGGCTCAGGGCTATAACCCTTACCTGGCTGAATGGTCCCCTTACCACGGAGCAGGCTACGCAGTCATCGAAGCCACTGCTCGCCTAGTAGCGACGGGTGCGGATTGGTCCAAGGCGCGTTTCTCCTATCAAGAGTACTTCGAGCGGATGGACAAGCAGGCTGAGCGCTTCGGTCAACCGCTGGCAGCTCTCTTAGGGTCCATTGAAGCTCAGACCCAATTAGGCTTGCCTTCTATCGGTGGTAAGGACTCCATGTCTGGGACCTTTGAAGAATTGACCGTTCCTCCCACCTTGGTGGCCTTCGGTGTAACGACCGCTAATAGTGATGCGGTTCTCTCCCCAGAATTCAAGGCGGCTGGTGAAAATATCTACTACCTTCCTGGTCAGGCCCTCAGCCAAACCATTGATTTCGACCTGATTAAGGGCAATTTTGAAAAATTTGCGGACCTGCAAAAGCAATACAGGATCACAGCAGCCTCGGCTGTCAAATACGGTGGCCTGATGGAAAGCCTAGCCTTGATGACTTTTGGCAATCATATCGGGGTTGACGTCCAAGTTGACAACCTTGACACTAGCTTGACAGGACAGTTGGGCGGCTTTGTCTTTAGCTCTCCTGACGAGATTGACGGATTTGTCAAGCTGGGTCAAACCAATTCAGACTTTAGACTGCTTGTCAATGATGTCAACCTATCTGGAGAAAAGCTCCTAGCAGCCTTCGAAGGCAAACTTGAAGAAGTTTACCCGACAGAATTTAAGCAAGCAGAAGAGCTCCAAGGGGTGCCAGCTGTCTTGACAGACTTTGTCAAAACAGCGAAGACTCAAGTGGACAAACCTCTGGTTTACATTCCAGTCTTTCCTGGGACCAATTCCGAATACGACTCGGCCAAGGCCTTTGAGGCTGCGGGCGCTCAGGTTGAGCTTGTACCCTTTGTGACCCTGGATGCAGCTGCGATTGCGGCTTCGGTTGACACCATGGTTGACAAGATTGACAAGGCCAATATTATCTTCTTCGCTGGTGGCTTCTCAGCTGCCGACGAACCAGACGGCTCCGCTAAGTTTATTGTCAATATCCTGCTCAACCAAAAGGTTCGCCGAGCTATCGATGCCTTCATAGATCGAGGGGGTCTCATCATCGGTATCTGTAATGGTTTCCAAGCCCTGGTTAAATCTGGCCTGCTTCCTTATGGTAATTTTGAAGAGGCTGGTGAAACTAGCCCAACCCTCTTTTACAACGATGCCAACCAACACGTGGCTAAGATGGTGGAAACTCGTGTTGCCAATACTAATTCACCTTGGTTGGCAGGTATTGAGGTCGGTGATATTCATGCCATTCCTGTTTCCCACGGGGAAGGAAAGTTCGTGGTCAGCGGCCAAGAGTTCAAGGAACTGCGAGATAATGGTCAAATTTGGAGCCAGTATGTTGACTTTGATGGCCAGCCAAGCATGGACTCTAAATACAATCCAAATGGCTCAAGTCATGCGATTGAAGGCATTACTAGCAAGAATGGTCAAATCATTGGTAAGATGGGACACTCGGAGCGGTGGGAAGCTGGACTTTTCCAAAACATCCCAGGTAACAAGGATCAAAAACTCTTTGAGTCAGCAGTCCGCTACTTTACTGGTAAGTAGGAGTGTAGAGCTAGAGTTCTCTTGGTCTGGTCGGCCTTAGCCAAATCGATTGGGGCAAAGGCTGATGGATTCTAGGAGCCTTGCTTGCATGCGTGCTAACTCAGAAAAAATGTCAAAACAAGACAATGTTAGGTAAAACAATGACATACGAAGTAAAATCTTTAAATGAAGAATGTGGAATTTTTGGGATTTGGGGCCATCCCCAAGCCGCCCAAGTGACCTATTTCGGTCTCCACAGTCTTCAACATCGAGGACAGGAAGGGGCTGGAATTCTAGTCAATAATGGGGGCGATCTTAAACGTCACCGCGATGTTGGCTTGGTTTCGGAAGTTTTTAAAAATCCTGCAGACCTTGCTAAACTAGAGGGAAATAGTGCTATCGGCCATGTCCGTTATGCGACGGCTGGTGAAGCGACCATTGACAATATCCAACCCTTTCATTTTCGCTTTCACGATGGCCATTTGGGTCTGGCCCACAATGGGAATCTGACCAATGCCCAGACCTTGAGGGCTGAACTGGAGGATAAGGGGGCGATTTTTTCCAGCACATCGGATAGCGAAATCATCATGCACCTGATTCGCCACAGCCGAAAGAGCAACTTTATTGACAAGGT harbors:
- the purC gene encoding phosphoribosylaminoimidazolesuccinocarboxamide synthase; translation: MKKELIYTGKAKDIYTTEDENEIVSVYKDQATMLNGARKETIKGKGVLNNQISSLIFEKLNAAGVATHFVKQLSETEQLNKKVKIIPLEVVLRNYTAGSFAKRFGLEEGIKFETPIVEFYYKNDELDDPFINDEHVKFLDIADDQQIAFLKEETRRINGLLSDWFSQIGLKLIDFKLEFGFDKDGQIILADEFSPDNCRLWDKDGHHMDKDVFRRDLGNLTDVYEVVLEKLQGAKTSNH
- a CDS encoding phosphoribosylformylglycinamidine synthase, translated to MDKRIFVEKKADFQVKATSLVKELTHNLQLSSLKTLRLVQVYDVFNLPADLLEKAQAHIFSERVTDQVLDQADLNKDLQASAFFAIEALPGQFDQRAASAKEALLLLGGGSDVEVNTAQLYLVNQDIAADELEALKTYLLNPVDSRFKDISQPLAPQAFANSDKTIPNLDFFATYSAEDFKAYKAQEGLAMEVDDLVFIQDYFKKLGRVPTETELKVLDTYWSDHCRHTTFETELRNLDFSQSKFQEQLQATYDKYLAMRQELGREDKPQTLMDMATIFGRYERANGRLDDMEVSDEINACSVEIEVDVNGVKEPWLLMFKNETHNHPTEIEPFGGAATCIGGAIRDPLSGRSYVYQAMRISGAGDITTPIAETRAGKLPQQVISKTAAHGYSSYGNQIGLATTYVKEYFHPGFVAKRMELGAVVGAAPKENVVREKPEPGDVVILLGGKTGRDGVGGATGSSKVQTVESVETAGAEVQKGNALEERKIQRLFRKKEVTRLIKKSNDFGAGGVCVAIGELADGLEIDLDKVPLKYAGLNGTEIAISESQERMAVVVRPEDVDNFIAQAAKENIQAVLVATVTDKPNLVMTWNGETIVDIERSFLDTNGVRVVVDAKVVDKDLDLPEVRRTSPASLEADTLAVLSDLNHTSQKGLQTIFDSSVGRSTVNHPLGGRYQVTPTESSVQKLPVEHGVTKTASVMAQGYNPYLAEWSPYHGAGYAVIEATARLVATGADWSKARFSYQEYFERMDKQAERFGQPLAALLGSIEAQTQLGLPSIGGKDSMSGTFEELTVPPTLVAFGVTTANSDAVLSPEFKAAGENIYYLPGQALSQTIDFDLIKGNFEKFADLQKQYRITAASAVKYGGLMESLALMTFGNHIGVDVQVDNLDTSLTGQLGGFVFSSPDEIDGFVKLGQTNSDFRLLVNDVNLSGEKLLAAFEGKLEEVYPTEFKQAEELQGVPAVLTDFVKTAKTQVDKPLVYIPVFPGTNSEYDSAKAFEAAGAQVELVPFVTLDAAAIAASVDTMVDKIDKANIIFFAGGFSAADEPDGSAKFIVNILLNQKVRRAIDAFIDRGGLIIGICNGFQALVKSGLLPYGNFEEAGETSPTLFYNDANQHVAKMVETRVANTNSPWLAGIEVGDIHAIPVSHGEGKFVVSGQEFKELRDNGQIWSQYVDFDGQPSMDSKYNPNGSSHAIEGITSKNGQIIGKMGHSERWEAGLFQNIPGNKDQKLFESAVRYFTGK